In Ruminococcaceae bacterium BL-6, a genomic segment contains:
- the ydjJ gene encoding putative iditol dehydrogenase (Evidence 3 : Putative function from multiple computational evidences; PubMedId : 12897001; Product type e : enzyme), translating into MKNRAVFMTGLNRMEIREIPMPSPKEKEILLKIEYVGICGSDVHYLEQGRIGGFVVDGDFILGHECAGTVVQTGPGVASLNVGDRVALEPGCTCGKCEFCKSGKYNLCPDVRFLATPPYNGCLMDYITFPEDMAFRLPDKISTKEGALIEPLSVGMHAAKQGSVTLGNSVTILGAGCIGLVTLLSCRAFGATDLFVVDVLPKRLEYAKKLGATHVINALEEDPVQTIQDRTGGAGTDIVIETAGSAKTISQTPYIVKRGGRIVLVGMAAQDVIEYDFSKIMAKEASIQSVFRYRNIYPQAIKAIEKGIIDVSGIVTHEFDFEETPRAFDFVIHNKQDVVKAVIKVS; encoded by the coding sequence ATGAAGAACAGAGCGGTTTTTATGACAGGCTTGAACCGGATGGAGATCAGGGAGATCCCGATGCCGTCGCCGAAGGAAAAGGAGATCCTGCTGAAGATTGAGTATGTGGGAATCTGCGGGTCCGACGTCCATTACCTGGAACAGGGGAGGATCGGGGGTTTTGTCGTGGATGGGGATTTCATCCTCGGGCATGAATGTGCCGGAACGGTCGTTCAGACCGGGCCGGGGGTCGCCTCGCTGAACGTCGGCGACCGTGTGGCGCTGGAGCCCGGATGCACCTGCGGCAAGTGTGAATTCTGCAAATCGGGGAAATATAACCTGTGCCCGGATGTGCGGTTCCTGGCCACCCCTCCTTATAACGGCTGCCTGATGGATTACATCACGTTTCCGGAGGATATGGCATTCCGGCTTCCGGACAAAATAAGCACCAAAGAGGGTGCGCTGATCGAGCCTCTCTCCGTCGGCATGCACGCGGCAAAACAGGGAAGCGTTACCCTCGGAAACTCGGTCACGATCCTCGGGGCCGGATGCATCGGGCTTGTCACCCTTCTTTCATGCCGGGCGTTCGGCGCAACCGATCTTTTTGTGGTCGACGTGCTTCCCAAAAGGCTGGAATATGCGAAAAAGCTGGGGGCCACCCATGTGATCAACGCGCTGGAGGAGGACCCCGTTCAGACGATTCAGGACAGAACCGGAGGCGCCGGGACCGATATCGTGATCGAGACGGCCGGAAGCGCGAAAACGATTTCGCAGACGCCCTACATAGTCAAACGGGGCGGCCGTATCGTTCTGGTCGGTATGGCGGCACAGGACGTCATCGAGTACGACTTTTCAAAGATCATGGCGAAGGAAGCGTCCATTCAGTCCGTGTTCCGGTACCGGAACATTTATCCGCAGGCAATCAAGGCGATCGAGAAAGGAATCATCGACGTTTCCGGGATCGTGACCCATGAATTTGATTTTGAGGAGACGCCGCGCGCGTTTGATTTTGTGATCCATAACAAGCAGGATGTCGTAAAAGCGGTGATCAAAGTAAGCTGA
- a CDS encoding protein of unknown function (Evidence 5 : Unknown function), whose protein sequence is MVYENSIFVHHLKNMEVRDEEQSGFYDRLEPDGDQGDPDAVAEGKGDPAED, encoded by the coding sequence GTGGTGTACGAAAATTCGATTTTCGTACACCACTTAAAGAATATGGAGGTTCGCGATGAAGAACAGAGCGGTTTTTATGACAGGCTTGAACCGGATGGAGATCAGGGAGATCCCGATGCCGTCGCCGAAGGAAAAGGAGATCCTGCTGAAGATTGA
- the cdaA gene encoding Cyclic di-AMP synthase CdaA — protein MVFISNGWNILIGLIKSFQITDALDVILVSLIIYSGIKLVRETRAGQLVKGILVLLAGWVLSYYLHLHMLGAFLNYFFQFSVFALLVVFQPELRRALEQIGRGGLRNSKTWFLPGSGKDDLELQEKQRKGINAVVDSAAVLQKQKMGALIVMERQTKLGEIIDTGTIVNADPSAPLICNIFFNKAPLHDGAMIIRDGMVHAAGCILPLTKSDRVSVDLGTRHRAAIGMSENSDAVIVVVSEETGQISVAVNGVLTRNYTRETLRSELEGLIMPAAPDPGEKLTSRIPSIRRAKKNGK, from the coding sequence ATGGTTTTTATATCCAACGGATGGAATATACTGATCGGATTAATAAAATCATTTCAGATCACCGACGCTCTCGACGTGATCCTGGTATCCCTCATCATCTACAGCGGAATCAAGCTCGTGCGCGAAACCAGGGCGGGACAGCTTGTCAAGGGAATCCTTGTGCTGCTTGCGGGCTGGGTGCTGTCGTATTATCTGCACCTGCACATGCTGGGGGCGTTTCTCAACTATTTCTTCCAATTCAGCGTGTTCGCGCTTTTGGTGGTCTTTCAGCCGGAGCTGCGCCGCGCGCTGGAGCAGATCGGGCGCGGCGGGCTGCGCAACAGCAAGACATGGTTTCTTCCCGGCAGCGGCAAGGATGATCTGGAGCTGCAGGAAAAGCAGCGGAAAGGGATCAATGCGGTGGTCGATTCCGCCGCTGTCCTGCAGAAACAGAAGATGGGCGCGCTGATCGTGATGGAGCGTCAGACGAAGCTCGGCGAGATCATCGACACCGGGACGATCGTCAACGCCGATCCATCCGCGCCGCTGATCTGCAATATCTTTTTCAACAAGGCCCCGCTTCACGACGGAGCCATGATTATCCGCGACGGCATGGTTCATGCGGCGGGCTGCATCCTTCCGCTGACCAAAAGCGACAGGGTCAGCGTCGATCTGGGCACGCGCCACCGCGCGGCGATCGGCATGAGCGAAAATTCCGACGCGGTGATCGTGGTCGTGTCGGAGGAAACCGGGCAGATTTCCGTTGCGGTCAACGGCGTGCTGACCCGGAACTATACGCGCGAGACGCTGCGCAGCGAACTGGAAGGTCTGATTATGCCGGCCGCCCCGGATCCCGGCGAGAAGCTGACCAGCAGGATCCCTTCCATCAGGAGGGCGAAAAAGAATGGAAAATAA
- a CDS encoding conserved protein of unknown function (Evidence 4 : Unknown function but conserved in other organisms) produces MENKKVKKFDFSALFYNDRFVLVFSIFAAVILWFVMATVNTQERPRVIYDVPVVIKLSDASQEQGLKVFDQSVEKAKVSIRGNSIVVNKIKPSDLQVVAQLAPSITQPNNYTLSLTAQKMGQLADYEIVSVEPSSLIVNVDVYKEVTFKIEDEIKYKADPDYFVSAPTFSTDSVVISGPESQIAKISRVCAEYDVKGELKETKNFTTNLVLYDAYGEKLNTDKIKMSVNKVDVSILVLGRKVVNLKPSFSGKPLGLSMSSIKQTVEPGSIEIAGPEDALANVKELSLEAIDFTKLTPSRNSVDVNITLPPGCKNLSNVYTAKVTLDLKGFATRTLSVTEFRVKNLAASKSAEVYTKSLDMVVAGPEKQIAGLAPGDVYAQIDMAGKESFTGHSEFPVTLVAKNNSSVWAYGEYKANVGVSEKAG; encoded by the coding sequence ATGGAAAATAAAAAAGTGAAAAAATTTGATTTTTCCGCGCTGTTTTACAACGACAGGTTCGTGCTGGTGTTCTCCATTTTTGCCGCGGTCATCCTGTGGTTCGTCATGGCCACGGTCAACACGCAGGAGCGCCCCCGCGTCATCTACGACGTTCCCGTCGTCATCAAGCTTTCGGACGCGAGCCAGGAACAGGGCCTGAAGGTGTTCGACCAAAGCGTGGAAAAAGCCAAGGTGAGCATCCGGGGAAACAGCATCGTCGTGAACAAGATCAAGCCCTCGGACCTTCAGGTGGTGGCGCAGCTCGCGCCTTCCATCACCCAGCCGAACAATTACACGCTTTCGCTGACGGCGCAGAAGATGGGCCAGCTCGCCGATTACGAAATCGTTTCGGTGGAGCCCAGCTCGCTGATCGTCAATGTGGATGTCTATAAGGAAGTCACCTTCAAAATCGAGGATGAGATCAAGTATAAGGCGGACCCCGATTACTTTGTCAGCGCGCCCACGTTTTCCACGGATTCGGTCGTCATTTCCGGGCCGGAGTCGCAGATCGCGAAAATCAGCCGCGTCTGCGCGGAGTACGACGTGAAGGGCGAGCTCAAGGAAACGAAGAATTTTACGACGAACCTCGTCCTTTACGATGCTTACGGGGAAAAGCTGAACACCGATAAGATCAAGATGAGCGTGAACAAGGTGGATGTCAGCATTCTGGTGCTGGGGCGCAAGGTGGTGAACCTGAAGCCCAGCTTCTCCGGGAAACCGCTGGGGCTTTCCATGTCCTCCATCAAACAGACGGTGGAGCCGGGGAGCATTGAGATCGCGGGGCCGGAGGACGCCCTTGCCAATGTGAAGGAGCTCAGCCTGGAGGCGATCGACTTCACGAAGCTCACGCCTTCCCGCAATTCGGTGGATGTGAACATCACGCTGCCGCCGGGCTGCAAGAACCTGAGCAACGTCTACACCGCCAAGGTGACACTGGATCTGAAGGGGTTTGCGACCAGAACCCTCAGCGTCACGGAATTCCGGGTGAAAAATCTCGCCGCCAGCAAGTCGGCGGAGGTTTACACCAAAAGCCTGGATATGGTGGTGGCCGGGCCGGAAAAGCAGATCGCCGGCCTGGCGCCGGGCGACGTGTACGCGCAGATCGACATGGCCGGAAAAGAGAGCTTTACGGGCCATTCCGAGTTCCCGGTCACGCTCGTCGCGAAAAACAATTCCAGCGTCTGGGCGTACGGGGAGTATAAGGCCAACGTGGGGGTCAGCGAAAAAGCCGGTTAA
- a CDS encoding conserved protein of unknown function (Evidence 4 : Unknown function but conserved in other organisms) — protein sequence MGKPMILLGSITYAMKSRDLLFQYGIKAYVERTPRTGERLGCGYGIYVPHDADQAQEILARAGIRILGRSERVGAV from the coding sequence GTGGGCAAGCCTATGATTTTGCTCGGTTCCATCACTTACGCGATGAAAAGCCGGGACCTTCTGTTCCAATACGGGATTAAGGCTTATGTAGAGCGAACTCCCCGCACCGGCGAGCGGCTCGGATGCGGTTATGGAATATATGTGCCTCATGATGCGGATCAGGCGCAGGAAATTTTGGCCCGGGCCGGAATCCGGATTCTGGGAAGATCGGAAAGAGTGGGTGCCGTATGA
- the ispD gene encoding 2-C-methyl-D-erythritol 4-phosphate cytidylyltransferase: protein MTEISRRCCAIVVAGGNSTRMEARIPKIWIPLGGVPVIARTLLAFQRAQRVEEIVVVCRRDDLGPVARLAREHSLTKVAKIVRGGETRQQSVARGIAAASPWASYFAVHDGARPLVRPQQIDEVIRDAYQYGASALAAPVKDTVKRADRRGMVLETPPRRELWAVQTPQVFERFLYLHAMELAQGDYTDDCQLIENTGGTVHLCAGDSENLKLTTKEDILFAEAVLKKRREASI from the coding sequence ATGACAGAAATCAGCCGCCGCTGCTGTGCGATCGTGGTTGCGGGGGGGAATTCGACGCGGATGGAGGCCCGGATTCCCAAGATATGGATTCCTCTCGGCGGAGTTCCGGTCATCGCGCGCACGCTGCTGGCTTTTCAGCGGGCGCAGCGCGTGGAGGAGATCGTCGTGGTCTGCCGCCGGGATGACCTCGGCCCGGTCGCGAGGCTGGCGCGGGAGCATTCCCTGACCAAGGTCGCCAAGATCGTGCGCGGGGGAGAGACCCGCCAGCAGTCGGTGGCCCGCGGAATCGCAGCGGCTTCGCCGTGGGCCTCGTATTTTGCGGTGCACGACGGCGCCCGGCCGCTGGTGCGCCCGCAGCAGATCGACGAAGTGATCCGCGACGCCTACCAGTACGGGGCCTCCGCGCTTGCGGCGCCCGTGAAGGATACCGTCAAGCGTGCTGACCGCAGGGGGATGGTTCTGGAAACCCCTCCGCGCAGGGAGCTTTGGGCCGTTCAGACCCCCCAGGTTTTCGAGCGGTTTTTATATCTGCACGCCATGGAGCTGGCGCAGGGGGATTACACCGACGACTGCCAGCTCATTGAGAATACCGGCGGCACGGTCCATCTTTGCGCCGGGGACAGCGAGAACCTGAAGCTTACCACCAAAGAAGACATCCTTTTCGCCGAGGCGGTGCTGAAGAAGAGAAGGGAGGCTTCCATATGA
- the xylB gene encoding Xylulose kinase — protein sequence MQYLIGVDIGTSGTKTVLFDLLGHPVVSKTVEYPLYQPRNGWAEQDPQDWWDATRSGIGYVLEKSGVPAGDVKGVGLSGQMHGLVMLDRQGKVLRRSIIWCDQRTSAECEQMKRLVGEKRLIEITANPAVTGFTAAKILWVKNNQPEIYEKCAHILLPKDYIRYMLTGEFATEVSDAAGMQLMDVPRRCWSDEILHAFQIDRSLLARIYESADVTGKVHRAAAQATGLKEGTVVVGGAGDNAAAAVGTGVVKSGSAFTTIGTSGVVYAVSDRVSIDLKGRVHTLCAPVPGKWTIMSCTQAAGLSLKWLRDTCCGEEIREAEKRNVDPYVVMDRLADSVPPGSEGLIYLPYLMGERSPHPDPDCRGVFFGLSGFHNRAHLIRAVMEGVAYSQLECIDVFRDMGVEIDDMMVCGGGGRSAVWRQMLADLYACPVSTLRADEGPALGAAILAGVGAGIYASVEQGCGEIIRKDKTQQPDLRNHSRYQGYYELYRRLYLDLKDDFGTLSRLKEKAQENGEPAS from the coding sequence ATGCAGTATTTAATCGGAGTCGACATCGGAACATCGGGGACAAAAACAGTGCTCTTCGATCTTCTCGGCCATCCCGTCGTTTCCAAAACGGTGGAGTATCCGCTTTATCAGCCGCGCAACGGCTGGGCGGAGCAGGATCCGCAGGACTGGTGGGACGCGACGCGAAGCGGGATCGGGTATGTGCTGGAGAAGAGCGGGGTCCCCGCCGGGGACGTGAAGGGCGTCGGGCTTTCCGGGCAGATGCACGGCCTGGTGATGCTGGACCGGCAGGGGAAAGTCCTGAGAAGATCGATCATCTGGTGCGACCAGCGCACCTCTGCCGAATGTGAGCAGATGAAGCGGCTTGTCGGGGAGAAAAGGCTGATCGAGATTACGGCGAACCCGGCCGTGACGGGCTTCACCGCAGCGAAAATCTTATGGGTAAAAAACAATCAACCGGAAATCTACGAGAAGTGCGCGCATATCCTGCTTCCCAAGGATTATATCCGTTATATGCTGACGGGGGAGTTTGCGACCGAGGTTTCGGATGCCGCCGGGATGCAGCTGATGGATGTCCCGCGGCGGTGCTGGTCGGATGAGATTCTCCATGCGTTTCAGATCGACCGTTCCCTGCTCGCGCGGATCTACGAATCGGCGGATGTCACGGGAAAGGTGCACCGCGCGGCCGCGCAGGCGACCGGCCTGAAAGAGGGGACCGTCGTGGTCGGCGGGGCGGGCGACAACGCCGCGGCGGCCGTCGGCACGGGGGTCGTGAAATCGGGGAGCGCGTTTACGACGATCGGCACGTCGGGGGTCGTCTATGCCGTTTCGGACCGGGTTTCGATCGACCTGAAGGGCAGGGTGCATACCCTGTGCGCGCCGGTTCCCGGAAAATGGACGATCATGAGCTGCACCCAGGCGGCGGGGCTGTCGCTGAAATGGCTGCGGGATACCTGCTGCGGCGAAGAGATCCGCGAAGCGGAAAAGCGGAACGTCGACCCGTATGTCGTGATGGACCGGCTGGCGGATTCCGTCCCGCCCGGATCGGAGGGCCTGATCTACCTGCCGTATCTGATGGGGGAGCGCTCGCCGCATCCGGACCCGGACTGCCGGGGCGTATTCTTCGGGCTTTCCGGGTTCCATAACCGCGCCCACCTGATCCGCGCCGTGATGGAGGGTGTGGCCTACTCCCAGCTCGAATGTATCGACGTGTTCCGCGACATGGGCGTCGAAATCGACGACATGATGGTGTGCGGGGGCGGCGGAAGAAGCGCGGTGTGGCGCCAGATGCTCGCCGACCTGTATGCGTGCCCCGTCAGCACGCTGCGCGCCGACGAGGGCCCCGCGCTTGGGGCCGCGATTCTGGCGGGCGTCGGCGCCGGAATTTACGCGTCGGTCGAACAGGGGTGCGGCGAGATCATCCGGAAGGACAAAACACAGCAGCCGGATCTGCGGAACCACAGCCGGTACCAGGGTTATTACGAGCTGTACCGCAGGCTGTATCTGGATTTAAAAGACGATTTCGGAACTCTTTCCAGGCTGAAAGAGAAAGCGCAGGAAAACGGAGAGCCGGCTTCCTGA
- the ispF gene encoding 2-C-methyl-D-erythritol-2,4-cyclodiphosphate synthase (Evidence 2a : Function from experimental evidences in other organisms; PubMedId : 9622350, 11997478, 12270818, 12682299, 17458547, 23840410; Product type e : enzyme), which translates to MRIGQGYDVHRLAEGRPLILGGVSIPFEKGLLGHSDADVLAHCIADALLGAAALGDIGALFPDTDPAYQDADSLVLLSRVCALVRGKGFRIGNIDSTVVAQAPRLQPFLPAMRRNLAGACSVSEDLVSVKATTEEKLGFTGAGEGISAFGVCLIL; encoded by the coding sequence ATGAGGATCGGGCAGGGGTACGACGTCCACCGGCTGGCGGAGGGCCGTCCCCTGATCCTGGGCGGCGTCTCTATCCCGTTTGAAAAGGGGCTGCTCGGCCATTCGGATGCCGACGTGCTGGCCCACTGCATTGCGGATGCCCTGCTGGGCGCCGCCGCGCTGGGCGATATCGGCGCCCTTTTTCCGGATACGGACCCCGCATACCAAGACGCGGACAGCCTTGTCCTGCTCTCCCGGGTCTGTGCCCTTGTGAGGGGAAAAGGCTTTCGCATCGGGAACATCGACTCCACCGTTGTGGCGCAGGCCCCCCGGCTTCAGCCTTTTCTTCCCGCGATGCGCCGCAATCTCGCGGGCGCCTGTTCCGTCTCGGAAGACCTGGTCAGCGTAAAGGCCACCACGGAGGAAAAACTCGGTTTTACCGGCGCCGGCGAGGGAATTTCCGCATTCGGAGTTTGTCTGATTTTATAA
- a CDS encoding Cysteine desulfurase, which yields MIYLDNAATTFPKPPQVISAMANAQRNLGANPGRSGHSLSIAAAEEMYRCRTAAAKFFNAPGPECVAFTLNCTLALNMVIKSVLNPGDHAVVSCLEHNAVMRPMQAMAASGVTYTQAQVVPGDNDATVANFRSALRPETKLIVCTQASNVWGIRVPVERIAALGREYGIPIAVDCAQSAGVVPIDVQDAGFDYLCVAGHKGLYGPMGTGLLVSKSGRMPKSIIEGGTGTSSDSLIQPDAMPEQLESGTPNLPGVAGLRAGIEFVSKKGVPAIFSHEMKLVQRLYDGLSRQKDVKLYTERPEALHFVPVLSFNVEGLSSEEVGQRLNRMGVAVRPGLHCAPAAHSFMGTLKQGAVRVCPSAFSNINEIDRFILDMMKIRAK from the coding sequence ATGATCTATTTGGATAATGCGGCAACCACTTTTCCAAAACCGCCCCAGGTGATTTCCGCGATGGCGAACGCCCAAAGGAATCTTGGGGCGAACCCGGGCCGCAGCGGGCACTCGCTTTCCATCGCGGCCGCGGAGGAGATGTATCGCTGCCGTACCGCGGCGGCGAAATTTTTTAACGCCCCCGGGCCGGAATGCGTCGCCTTTACGCTGAACTGCACCCTCGCGCTGAACATGGTCATCAAGAGCGTTTTGAATCCGGGGGACCACGCGGTGGTTTCCTGTCTGGAGCATAACGCCGTCATGCGCCCGATGCAGGCTATGGCCGCAAGCGGCGTCACCTACACGCAGGCGCAGGTCGTCCCCGGCGACAACGACGCGACGGTCGCGAATTTCCGCAGCGCCCTGCGCCCCGAAACGAAGCTGATCGTCTGCACCCAGGCTTCCAACGTCTGGGGCATCCGCGTCCCGGTGGAGCGCATCGCCGCCCTGGGCAGGGAGTACGGGATCCCCATCGCCGTCGACTGCGCACAGAGCGCGGGCGTCGTCCCCATCGACGTTCAGGACGCCGGATTCGATTACCTGTGCGTGGCGGGGCACAAGGGCCTTTACGGCCCCATGGGGACCGGCCTGCTGGTCTCCAAAAGCGGCCGCATGCCGAAAAGCATCATCGAGGGGGGGACGGGGACCTCATCCGATTCCCTGATCCAGCCCGACGCGATGCCGGAGCAGCTCGAGAGCGGAACGCCGAATCTTCCGGGGGTCGCCGGGCTCCGCGCGGGCATCGAGTTTGTCTCGAAGAAGGGTGTTCCGGCCATTTTCTCCCACGAGATGAAGCTGGTGCAAAGGCTTTACGACGGGCTGTCCCGGCAAAAGGACGTCAAGCTCTATACCGAGCGGCCCGAAGCGCTCCATTTTGTCCCGGTTCTCTCGTTTAACGTCGAGGGGCTTTCGAGCGAGGAAGTGGGGCAGAGGCTGAACCGGATGGGCGTGGCGGTGCGGCCCGGCCTGCACTGCGCGCCGGCGGCGCACAGCTTTATGGGCACCCTGAAGCAGGGCGCGGTGCGGGTATGCCCGTCCGCGTTCAGCAATATCAATGAAATTGACCGGTTTATTTTGGATATGATGAAAATTAGAGCCAAATAA
- a CDS encoding Glycosyl hydrolase family 25 encodes MTGQAQNQRKTGGKMLKKRLMALFLILSVLLSLAATAYADGVDQTDLLLSESSVLMKKGEILSLTAYSGTTPASNVLWSSSNPAAVRVDAYGTVVAQEWGQAVITAKSPSGATAACTVNVAIKGIDVSQHRGSIDWAQVKNSGVEFAIIRTGYGSENWSQQTDTYFAANYSGATASGIKTGAYHYSYATSVAMAKQEAAMCLHILNGRHLDYPVVYDVEDKSQYKLSTAALGEIIQAFCSTIQAAGYKTAVYSYVNFYNAHMTSPLVSQYDTWIANTGVSRPNFSRPYTMWQYGTKTVPGVSGACDVDYSYFDYAGTSGSSSEPPKPTDRTVFKSNTTGTYTFGANRDYFYRITTADGVVPNVRSSNPQAVQVSYVKQVSDGFLFRITNLGKGGQSTITTTSRVTGASVSFNAVTAYNPPVSYVSDTPSAISLKKGQVYQFAVQVASSSSDISFCTGNNSVIQSVTYAKSGDKWLYQITASGSGTAGVYVRVGSQTPVRICTVTVQ; translated from the coding sequence ATGACCGGGCAGGCGCAAAATCAAAGAAAAACAGGAGGTAAAATGTTGAAGAAAAGACTGATGGCCTTGTTTCTGATCCTGTCGGTGCTTCTGTCGCTGGCGGCGACGGCATATGCCGACGGGGTGGATCAGACGGATTTGCTTCTGAGCGAATCCTCGGTACTCATGAAAAAAGGCGAGATCCTTTCGCTGACGGCTTACAGCGGGACAACGCCTGCTTCCAATGTGCTCTGGTCTTCCAGCAACCCCGCCGCCGTGCGGGTGGACGCCTACGGCACCGTGGTCGCCCAGGAATGGGGCCAGGCGGTGATCACCGCGAAGTCCCCGTCGGGCGCGACGGCGGCCTGCACCGTCAATGTCGCCATCAAGGGGATCGACGTTTCGCAGCACCGCGGTTCCATCGACTGGGCCCAGGTGAAAAATTCCGGCGTGGAATTCGCAATCATCCGCACCGGGTACGGCAGTGAAAACTGGAGCCAGCAGACGGATACATACTTTGCGGCGAATTACAGCGGGGCGACCGCCAGCGGGATCAAGACGGGCGCCTATCATTACAGCTATGCCACCAGCGTGGCCATGGCAAAGCAGGAGGCGGCCATGTGCCTTCATATCCTGAACGGCCGTCACCTGGATTATCCGGTCGTGTACGATGTGGAGGACAAATCCCAGTACAAGCTTTCCACCGCCGCGCTGGGAGAGATCATCCAGGCCTTCTGCAGCACGATTCAGGCCGCCGGATACAAGACCGCGGTGTACAGCTATGTGAATTTCTACAATGCGCATATGACCAGCCCGCTGGTCTCCCAGTATGACACCTGGATCGCGAACACCGGCGTCAGCAGGCCAAACTTCAGCCGCCCGTACACCATGTGGCAGTACGGGACGAAAACGGTTCCGGGGGTCAGCGGTGCCTGTGACGTGGATTACAGCTATTTCGATTACGCGGGGACATCCGGCTCTTCTTCCGAGCCGCCGAAGCCGACCGACCGTACCGTATTCAAAAGCAACACGACGGGGACCTATACGTTCGGCGCCAACCGCGATTATTTTTACAGGATCACGACCGCCGACGGGGTTGTTCCGAACGTGAGATCGTCCAACCCGCAGGCCGTTCAGGTATCCTACGTCAAGCAGGTCTCGGATGGGTTCCTGTTCCGCATCACGAACCTGGGCAAGGGCGGCCAGTCGACCATCACGACCACATCGCGCGTGACCGGGGCCTCGGTTTCGTTCAACGCGGTGACTGCGTATAACCCGCCGGTCTCTTATGTGTCCGATACGCCTTCGGCCATTTCGCTGAAAAAAGGGCAGGTCTATCAGTTCGCCGTTCAGGTCGCGTCCAGCTCGTCGGACATCAGCTTCTGCACGGGGAACAACAGCGTGATTCAGTCGGTGACCTACGCGAAATCGGGCGACAAATGGCTCTATCAGATCACCGCTTCCGGAAGCGGGACCGCGGGGGTCTATGTCAGAGTGGGAAGCCAGACGCCTGTGCGGATCTGCACGGTGACGGTACAATAA
- a CDS encoding putative Acyl-CoA thioesterase (Evidence 3 : Putative function from multiple computational evidences; Product type e : enzyme), with protein sequence MNEMTAKHVSDSQVEQIQIVLSSHINGAGRLFGGQLVEWIDIVAGVVARRHSHCNTTTASIDNLQFKEAVHMNNTLALFGRITYVGRTSMEVRVDSYVENLDGSRKLVNTAYLVMVALDKNEHPTPVPRLIVETEQEKADWAAGERRNTLRKQRRVEQY encoded by the coding sequence ATGAATGAAATGACCGCAAAACATGTTTCCGATTCTCAGGTAGAGCAGATCCAGATCGTACTGAGCAGCCACATCAACGGCGCGGGCCGGCTTTTCGGCGGCCAGCTGGTCGAGTGGATCGACATTGTCGCCGGCGTCGTGGCGCGCAGGCATTCGCACTGCAACACGACGACGGCCTCCATCGACAATCTTCAGTTCAAGGAAGCCGTTCATATGAACAACACGCTTGCCCTGTTCGGAAGAATCACTTATGTGGGGAGGACCTCGATGGAAGTGCGGGTGGACAGCTATGTGGAGAATCTGGATGGTTCCCGCAAGCTGGTGAACACCGCCTATCTGGTGATGGTCGCGCTCGATAAAAACGAGCATCCCACCCCCGTACCCCGCCTGATTGTGGAAACGGAGCAGGAAAAGGCGGACTGGGCGGCCGGCGAACGCCGCAACACGCTCCGCAAACAGCGCCGGGTGGAACAGTACTGA